The following DNA comes from Phytohabitans rumicis.
CGGCGCCGTGCGGTCGTACGAGGGCACCGGCGGGCCGGCGTACCCGAACCGGCCCGAACCAGCCTCGGCCAGCAACGCGGCCACCCGGTCCTCGGGCAGCCCGGGGAGGATCAGCGGCAGCAGGCCGCTGACGCAGCGGGCCGGGGTCAGCTCCCCGGTGCGTACGTCGCGGGCGTGGAACATGCCCGTCGCCGGGTCGAGGAGCCGGTCGAGCAGCGCCTTGGTGATGTGCTCGGCCCGGTCCCGGTGCGGCGCCGGGTCGGCGCCGACCACCTCGGCGATGTCGGCGAGGGCGTGCTCGGCGGCGCCCAGGATCGCGTTGAACGCCGGGCACTCCACCAGGAACAGGTGCCGCTGCGCCAGCCCGGCGTCGGCGTACCCGCTGTCCCGGTACGCGGCGGCGAGCGCGATGTACCGGGCGTAGTCGGTGTCGGTGGGCCGGTGCGAGGAGTCCGCGACGTTGGTGTCCTGCCGGCGGTGGCGCCGCAGCAGGCTCAGGTCGGCCGGCACCGCGGCGAGCGCCCGGTCCCAGGCGGGGCTGTTGTCCAGGCCCGACTCCCACGGGTGCACGATGCTGGCCAGGCCCGCTCCGCCCACGTCGCGCGCGCCGAACAGGTACTCCTGCTGGCGGACCAGCCGCGGGTAGAGCCAGGTCAGCTCCGCGCGGGCGGCCGGGCGGTCGGTCGCCCGCCGGTAGACCTCCCACGCGGCGACGGCGTGCACCGGCGGCTGGACGATGCCGGTGGTCAGCCCGGCGAGCCGGCCGGGCACCGGCGGGGCGTCCCAGAACGCCGGGCCGGGAAAGTAGTCGCGCTCGGAGACGTTCGGGTCGAACACGATGTGCGGCACCCGGCCGTCGGCCCACTGCGCGGCGAAGAGGCTGCGCAGATCCCACCAGGCCCGCTCGGGCGCGTGGTGCGCCAGACCCACCGCGATGAACGCGGCGTCCCAGCTCCACTGGTGCGGATACAGGGCCCGGGACGGCACCGTGTGGTCCCGTTCCCAGTTGGCGTCGAGGACCTCCGCGGCGCGTTGCCGCAGGTCGGCCTCTGTCAGCGCGGCGCCGGCCTGCGGGGCCGGCGTCGGGGGTACGTGGGTGGCGCGGTTCACTCGGACCATGCTGGCAGGTACCCCCTGGCTGGCCAGATATGGCACGCCGCCATCCCGATTATCGGTACGAAGGGGGATCAGCAAAGCCCGCTTTGTCCACATACTGCGAAACCGGAAAGGACGCCGCCTTGCCAAGGGCAGTACCGTCTTCGCATGGCCACCGTGCTCCTGGTCGAGGATGACCATGTCGTGCGCGGCGCGATGCTGCGTTCGCTGGCCGACCGAGGGCATGCCGTGCACGCGGTCGGGACGGCGCTCGACGCGCTGCGCCGGGTCGCTTCGGAGACCCCTGACCTCGTAGTACTCGACCTCGGCCTGCCCGATCTGGACGGCGCCGACGCGCTGCGGATGCTGCGCGGCATCACCGACATCCCGATCATCATCGCCACCGCCCGCGACGACGAGCAGGCGATCGTCCGGCTGTTACGGGCCGGTGCCGACGACTACATGGTCAAGCCGTTCACCGGTGCCCACCTGGACGCGCGCATCACCAGCGTGCTGCGCCGCGCCGGCCGGGCCAGCCGTACCGTGCAGCCGGCCGTACACGAGGTCGGCGGCCTGAAGGTCGACGTCGGCGAGCGCAGCGCGCAACTGGACGGCGTACCCCTGGCATTGACCCGCAAGGAATTCGATCTGCTGGCCTATCTGGCGGCGCGACCCGGCCGCGTAGTTTCTCGCCGGGAGCTGTTGGAGGAGGTATGGCGGCAACCGTCGGTAGGCGAGGACCAGACCATCGACGTGCATCTGTACTGGCTACGCCGCAAGCTGGGCGAGTCCGCGGCGAAGCCTCGCTACCTGCGCACCGTGCGGGGGGTCGGCTTCCGGCTGGTGGCACCGGACTAAGGCAGGCCCACGCGTACGTCACCGCCGCCCTCACCACCATCGCGGCGCTGGCCTTCATGATCCCGCTCGGGCTGGAGCAGCGGGCCGACGCCCGCGACGAGGCCATCGCCGAGGCGCAGCGCCGCAGCGCCACGGTCGCGGGCGCGCTCACCGTCGCGTCCGGCAACGACGTGGTACGCCGTGCCGTGCAGGCCGCCGGACCCGGTGGGCAGGCTCCCGTCGTACACGGGATGGATGCCGCGACCGACGGCGCGAAAGCGACGCCGGAGGACGTGGCGGAGGCGGCCAGCGGCACCAAGTCGGTCGTCAACGACGTGGACGGCGGCGTGGTCTACCTGCAGCCGGTACGACTACAGAGCGCCACCGCGGTGATCGAGGTGTTCGTGCCCGCGGGCGACCTCGGCGGCGCCAACTGGTGGCTGCTGATCGGCCTCACCCTGGGCCTGGTGATCGCGTCGGTGATCGTGGTGGACCGGCTGGCCTCGGTGGCGGTCGGGTCGGCGCGGTCGCTGGTGCAGGCCGCGATGGCGGTCGGCGACG
Coding sequences within:
- a CDS encoding MGH1-like glycoside hydrolase domain-containing protein, giving the protein MNRATHVPPTPAPQAGAALTEADLRQRAAEVLDANWERDHTVPSRALYPHQWSWDAAFIAVGLAHHAPERAWWDLRSLFAAQWADGRVPHIVFDPNVSERDYFPGPAFWDAPPVPGRLAGLTTGIVQPPVHAVAAWEVYRRATDRPAARAELTWLYPRLVRQQEYLFGARDVGGAGLASIVHPWESGLDNSPAWDRALAAVPADLSLLRRHRRQDTNVADSSHRPTDTDYARYIALAAAYRDSGYADAGLAQRHLFLVECPAFNAILGAAEHALADIAEVVGADPAPHRDRAEHITKALLDRLLDPATGMFHARDVRTGELTPARCVSGLLPLILPGLPEDRVAALLAEAGSGRFGYAGPPVPSYDRTAPDFDRLRYWRGPVWINVNWLLWRGLRTHGHAAAAGTLRTAMLDVIRRGGCYEYFDPIDGAGIGAAAFSWTAALALDLLAAD
- a CDS encoding response regulator transcription factor, translating into MATVLLVEDDHVVRGAMLRSLADRGHAVHAVGTALDALRRVASETPDLVVLDLGLPDLDGADALRMLRGITDIPIIIATARDDEQAIVRLLRAGADDYMVKPFTGAHLDARITSVLRRAGRASRTVQPAVHEVGGLKVDVGERSAQLDGVPLALTRKEFDLLAYLAARPGRVVSRRELLEEVWRQPSVGEDQTIDVHLYWLRRKLGESAAKPRYLRTVRGVGFRLVAPD